In Hymenobacter gelipurpurascens, one DNA window encodes the following:
- a CDS encoding DUF6678 family protein — protein sequence MDKLIAIQYLIKRTCCKVRLKVYHEDLATEWRGGFGLPVKGYIEVVGPERIEDVEWIELDPIVVTHIGRLMPPEVTVITDEIVQTLYKEVINYKIVRGIVRIYGQQLQ from the coding sequence ATGGATAAGCTAATAGCAATACAATATTTAATAAAAAGAACATGCTGTAAGGTCAGGCTTAAAGTCTATCACGAAGACCTAGCAACTGAATGGCGCGGTGGTTTTGGCTTACCTGTTAAAGGCTACATTGAAGTAGTTGGCCCCGAACGAATAGAAGATGTAGAATGGATAGAACTCGACCCTATTGTGGTAACCCACATAGGCAGACTGATGCCACCTGAAGTGACGGTAATTACAGATGAGATTGTTCAGACGTTATATAAAGAAGTAATTAACTATAAAATAGTAAGAGGTATAGTCAGAATATATGGTCAGCAGCTGCAGTAG
- a CDS encoding alpha-2-macroglobulin family protein, whose protein sequence is MLFRFVSRLPLLVLLALLCACSKSGSDASQDPNGEEIDPYQNLVFQFADAVASKDQQDRWDTVQVVRFEPAMRGKFKWTSDRELIFSPSTPFRPSTAFTATLRKEALPEGKRNVELPENRHKFHTPYLQLQEPQAFWGRSERAAGTAEMRVELPFNYSVKPADVKPLLRVTQDGQPVAFEVSGEPGQVVRVSLNQQVRPGSPLTVALGQGLRAQGSDQASTSEYEKQVQVPAPEALEVRSITGTLQSADPIITILTNQPVTTGDLRNALSVSPQVAYEVEELESGFRLKGGFEVGKSYRVSLRQGLRGSLGGHLGEDFTQTVSFSDERPTISFASAEKAMYLDALGSRNLGVRINEVGQVKVTIAKVYANNIQQLLRGGIQYGYDGEESGEEEESEEGGYVDHSYQYYDVETLGNVLTERTYTVSGLPKAQGLRLLNLNLKDLEFAGGLKGLYIIKVQDTERQWLQVSKLVAVSDIGLIVKQGKAGSTLVFANSIRNAKALSGVEMRFISTNNQVMGTGLTNREGVAKFDSTAQNGRFRLGMVMAQQGNDFTFLDLSRSRVETSRFEVGGLQSNTARYQAFLYGDRDLYRPGDTIQTNTVIRTEDWQAPPKGLPVKIRLLLPTGKEYASLQKTLNAAGSFEARFLLPPAVMTGLYTLEVLTGNDVLLTSRKLSVEEFIPDRMKVTVKASRPVVKPGQTVEAQITAQNLFGPPAADRKFEVEFSLKEKPFTPKNYADYTFAINSGDKQRGTYGDQVSTPISDRFEKTTREGTTDAAGRGTATYEVPDYSDLGILEGAAFTTVFDETGRPVNRLATFEVQTQPVLFGVKNMDELVQTRQALPVRLVALTPAGRPTSAQATVRVVRLLWETVIERQGGRYIYNSQKREQVVLSRNVTVASGGSDAGLGFTPTYSGEYEIRVSRPGAVTYVAQRVYAYGYGDTQSNSFEVNNEGEVTIEADKPKYEPGETANLLLKTPFPGRVLVTVERDRVLDHFYVNTDEKSARVSIPIRTGHVPNVYVTATAIREIKDNRLPLTVARGFVPLTVEKPGAKLQVAIKAPAQSRSQTAQTIEVTTAPGAQVTLAMVDEGILQMKDYRKPDPYGYFYQKRALEVQAYDVYPFLLPELGTSSTGGDGYDLSRRTTPVPNRRVKLLAKWSGVLTADASGKARYKLQVPQFSGAVRIMAVAYKNDAFGSAEHTMRVADPVVISTALPRFLSPGDTIDVPVTLTNTTGKAIDVQALLISGSINQAEVFSKSGDEIDELPGHEHEYLNPKGTRSYFIRLRPNAERRVLFHLVAKSVGNSVIKVRAHDLKMSAKGGASDIFTETIELPIRPASPLQKRTGAGVVAGGAAKQLNLKTDFLPSSLRSQLVVSRSPMTEFAKDLRYLLQYPYGCLEQTVSAAFPQLYYGDLAATLGQKTGKTGKAGLFNPNYHVQEAIRKVEAQQMYNGSLSYWPGGDYDNWWATIYAAHFLLEAQQAGFDVNKNVLDRVLRYLQARVRKRETDTYNIIQTGGVIQPVTLAKKEVAYSLYVLALAGRPDAVGLNYYKANRPQLAEDSRYLLAAAFALSGNQRGYQSTVPTRFGASPSIAGRQLDGAFSSPIRDEALVLNALLAADPANPQVNTLARQLSRQVKQAGWLNTQERAFALLALGKLAKKNAGSTVVASLLADGKTIGNFSGKDLTVSNVANRQLALRTSGKGNLYYFWETEGISPTGQVREEDAYLQVRRQFLDRNGNLVGSTSFKQNDLVVVRITIQSAETAGEVKNVAITDLLPAGLEIENPRIGAVRDLTWAKDAAQPDYMDVRDDRINLFTTVTTQPKSFYYLCRAVSKGTFKLGPVSADAMYNAEYHSYNGAGVVRVR, encoded by the coding sequence ATGCTATTCCGTTTCGTTTCTCGCCTGCCGCTGCTGGTGCTGCTGGCATTGCTATGCGCCTGCTCTAAGTCGGGCTCCGATGCCAGCCAGGACCCTAACGGCGAGGAAATTGACCCGTACCAAAACTTGGTGTTTCAGTTTGCTGATGCAGTGGCGAGCAAGGACCAGCAGGACCGCTGGGATACGGTGCAGGTAGTGAGGTTCGAGCCGGCTATGCGCGGCAAGTTCAAGTGGACTTCCGATAGAGAGCTGATATTCTCGCCTAGCACGCCCTTCCGGCCTAGCACCGCCTTTACCGCTACCCTGCGCAAAGAGGCGCTGCCGGAAGGTAAGCGCAACGTGGAGCTGCCCGAGAACCGCCATAAATTCCATACGCCCTACCTGCAACTGCAGGAGCCGCAGGCATTCTGGGGCCGCTCGGAGCGGGCGGCAGGTACCGCCGAAATGCGGGTGGAGCTGCCTTTCAATTATAGTGTAAAGCCTGCCGACGTGAAGCCCTTGCTGCGCGTGACGCAGGACGGGCAGCCCGTAGCCTTTGAGGTAAGCGGGGAGCCGGGCCAGGTCGTGCGCGTGAGCCTCAACCAGCAGGTGCGGCCCGGAAGCCCGCTCACGGTAGCGCTTGGCCAGGGTCTGCGCGCCCAGGGCAGCGACCAGGCCTCCACTTCCGAGTACGAAAAGCAGGTACAGGTACCCGCCCCAGAGGCGCTGGAAGTGCGCTCCATCACGGGCACGCTACAATCCGCTGACCCAATAATCACTATCCTGACCAACCAGCCGGTAACAACCGGTGACTTACGCAATGCGCTGTCGGTTTCGCCGCAGGTGGCCTACGAGGTGGAGGAACTGGAAAGTGGCTTCCGGCTCAAGGGTGGCTTCGAGGTGGGCAAGAGCTACCGGGTGAGCTTGCGCCAAGGGCTGCGAGGTAGCCTAGGCGGGCATTTGGGTGAAGATTTTACTCAGACAGTAAGCTTCTCCGACGAGCGGCCGACCATCAGCTTTGCCAGCGCCGAGAAGGCCATGTACCTCGATGCGCTGGGCTCCCGCAACCTGGGCGTGCGCATCAACGAGGTAGGGCAGGTGAAAGTGACAATTGCCAAGGTCTATGCCAACAACATTCAGCAGCTGTTGCGCGGCGGCATCCAATACGGCTACGACGGCGAAGAATCGGGTGAGGAAGAGGAAAGTGAGGAAGGCGGCTACGTGGACCACTCCTACCAGTACTACGACGTAGAGACGTTGGGCAACGTGCTCACGGAGCGCACCTACACCGTGTCGGGCTTGCCGAAGGCGCAGGGGCTGCGGCTGCTGAATTTGAACCTGAAGGACCTTGAGTTTGCGGGCGGGCTGAAAGGCCTCTATATCATCAAGGTGCAGGATACCGAGCGCCAGTGGCTGCAGGTGAGCAAGCTGGTGGCCGTGTCGGATATCGGGCTGATTGTGAAGCAGGGTAAGGCCGGCAGCACGCTGGTGTTTGCCAACTCTATCCGTAACGCCAAGGCGCTAAGCGGCGTGGAAATGCGCTTTATCAGCACCAACAACCAGGTGATGGGCACCGGCCTTACCAACCGCGAGGGGGTAGCGAAATTCGACAGCACCGCCCAGAATGGCCGCTTCCGGCTGGGCATGGTGATGGCCCAGCAGGGCAACGATTTCACCTTCCTCGACCTAAGCCGCAGCCGCGTAGAAACTTCCCGCTTCGAGGTGGGTGGCCTACAGAGCAACACCGCCCGCTACCAGGCCTTCCTCTACGGCGACCGGGACCTGTACCGCCCCGGCGACACCATCCAGACCAACACCGTTATCCGGACCGAGGACTGGCAGGCGCCGCCCAAGGGTCTGCCAGTGAAGATCAGGCTGCTGCTGCCCACCGGCAAGGAGTACGCGAGTCTGCAAAAAACACTGAACGCGGCTGGCTCCTTCGAGGCGCGCTTCCTGCTGCCTCCGGCCGTGATGACTGGCCTTTACACCCTGGAAGTGCTGACCGGCAACGACGTGCTGCTGACTTCGCGCAAGCTCTCGGTGGAAGAATTTATTCCGGACCGCATGAAGGTGACCGTGAAAGCCTCTAGGCCAGTCGTGAAGCCCGGCCAGACGGTGGAGGCGCAGATTACAGCCCAGAACCTGTTTGGCCCACCGGCCGCCGACCGCAAGTTCGAGGTAGAATTTTCGCTCAAGGAAAAGCCCTTCACCCCAAAAAACTACGCCGATTACACCTTCGCCATCAATAGCGGCGACAAACAGCGCGGCACCTACGGCGACCAGGTTTCTACGCCTATTTCCGACCGTTTCGAGAAGACCACCCGCGAAGGCACCACCGATGCCGCCGGCCGCGGCACCGCCACCTACGAGGTGCCCGATTATTCTGACCTAGGCATCCTGGAAGGCGCGGCCTTCACGACGGTATTTGATGAAACTGGCCGCCCCGTAAACCGCCTAGCTACCTTCGAGGTGCAAACCCAGCCGGTGCTGTTTGGGGTGAAAAACATGGATGAGCTGGTGCAAACCCGCCAGGCCCTGCCGGTACGGCTGGTGGCCCTCACGCCGGCCGGCAGGCCTACTTCGGCCCAGGCCACGGTGCGCGTGGTGCGCCTGCTCTGGGAAACGGTAATTGAGCGCCAGGGCGGCCGCTACATCTACAACTCGCAGAAGCGTGAGCAGGTGGTGCTGAGCCGCAACGTGACGGTAGCCAGCGGCGGCTCTGATGCCGGTCTGGGCTTCACGCCCACCTATTCCGGTGAGTACGAAATCCGGGTTTCTAGGCCAGGGGCCGTGACCTACGTGGCTCAGCGCGTGTATGCCTACGGCTACGGCGACACCCAGAGCAATTCCTTCGAGGTGAACAACGAGGGCGAGGTGACCATTGAGGCCGACAAGCCCAAGTACGAGCCCGGCGAAACCGCCAACCTCCTGCTGAAAACGCCCTTCCCTGGCCGCGTGCTTGTGACGGTGGAGCGAGACCGGGTGCTCGACCACTTCTACGTGAACACCGACGAGAAATCGGCCCGCGTGAGCATTCCCATTCGTACCGGCCACGTGCCCAACGTGTACGTGACGGCCACCGCCATCCGCGAAATCAAGGACAACCGCCTACCTCTCACGGTGGCCCGGGGCTTTGTGCCGCTGACGGTAGAAAAGCCCGGTGCCAAGCTGCAAGTAGCTATTAAAGCCCCCGCGCAAAGCCGCTCCCAGACCGCCCAGACCATTGAGGTAACCACCGCCCCCGGCGCCCAGGTAACGCTGGCTATGGTAGACGAGGGCATTCTGCAGATGAAGGATTACCGCAAGCCCGACCCCTACGGCTACTTCTATCAGAAGCGCGCCCTGGAAGTACAGGCCTACGACGTATACCCTTTCCTGCTGCCCGAACTAGGGACCAGCAGCACCGGCGGCGACGGCTACGACCTCTCGCGCCGCACCACGCCCGTGCCCAACCGCCGCGTGAAGCTGCTGGCCAAATGGAGCGGCGTGCTCACCGCCGACGCCAGCGGAAAGGCTCGCTACAAGCTGCAAGTGCCCCAGTTCAGTGGGGCCGTGCGCATCATGGCAGTGGCCTACAAAAACGACGCCTTCGGTTCCGCCGAGCACACCATGCGCGTTGCCGACCCGGTAGTCATCAGCACCGCCCTCCCCCGCTTCCTCAGCCCTGGCGACACGATTGACGTGCCCGTCACGCTGACGAATACGACGGGGAAAGCCATAGATGTACAAGCACTGCTAATTTCTGGCTCCATTAATCAAGCAGAAGTATTTTCAAAAAGCGGAGATGAAATTGATGAACTACCAGGTCATGAACATGAATATCTAAATCCGAAGGGTACAAGAAGCTATTTCATCAGACTACGCCCTAATGCTGAAAGGCGGGTACTATTTCATCTGGTAGCCAAATCAGTTGGTAATTCTGTAATCAAGGTTCGTGCTCATGACCTGAAGATGTCGGCTAAAGGTGGCGCTTCAGATATCTTCACTGAAACCATCGAACTACCCATCCGCCCAGCTTCGCCGCTGCAGAAGCGCACGGGAGCGGGCGTGGTGGCGGGCGGCGCGGCCAAGCAGCTGAACCTGAAAACCGACTTCCTGCCTTCGTCGCTGCGGAGCCAGCTGGTGGTGAGCCGCTCCCCAATGACGGAGTTTGCCAAGGACCTGCGCTACCTGCTGCAATACCCCTACGGCTGCCTGGAGCAAACCGTGTCGGCGGCTTTCCCACAGCTGTACTATGGTGATTTGGCCGCCACGCTAGGCCAGAAAACCGGCAAAACCGGCAAGGCTGGCCTGTTCAACCCCAACTACCACGTGCAGGAAGCCATCCGGAAGGTGGAAGCCCAGCAGATGTACAACGGCTCCCTCAGCTACTGGCCCGGCGGCGACTACGACAACTGGTGGGCCACCATCTACGCCGCTCACTTCCTGCTGGAAGCCCAGCAAGCCGGCTTTGATGTGAACAAGAATGTCCTCGATAGGGTGCTGCGCTATCTGCAAGCCCGCGTGCGCAAGCGTGAAACCGATACCTACAACATCATCCAGACCGGCGGCGTGATTCAGCCCGTTACGCTGGCCAAGAAGGAAGTGGCCTACTCCCTCTACGTACTAGCCCTGGCCGGCCGCCCCGATGCCGTAGGCCTCAACTATTACAAAGCCAACCGTCCCCAACTGGCCGAGGATTCGCGCTACTTGCTGGCGGCAGCCTTCGCCCTGAGCGGCAACCAGCGCGGCTACCAGAGCACCGTGCCCACCCGCTTCGGCGCCTCGCCCAGCATCGCCGGCCGTCAGCTCGATGGGGCTTTCTCCTCCCCCATCCGCGACGAGGCCCTGGTGCTCAACGCCCTACTCGCCGCCGACCCAGCCAACCCACAGGTAAACACGCTAGCCCGTCAGCTCAGTCGCCAGGTGAAACAGGCCGGCTGGCTTAACACCCAGGAACGGGCATTTGCGCTGCTGGCCCTGGGCAAGCTGGCGAAGAAAAACGCCGGTAGCACCGTAGTAGCTAGCCTGTTGGCCGATGGCAAAACTATCGGTAACTTCTCGGGCAAAGACCTCACGGTAAGCAACGTGGCCAACCGCCAACTGGCCCTGCGCACCAGCGGTAAAGGCAACCTCTACTACTTCTGGGAAACCGAGGGTATTTCGCCCACCGGCCAGGTGCGCGAGGAAGACGCCTACCTGCAAGTTCGTCGCCAGTTTCTGGACCGCAACGGCAACCTGGTGGGCTCTACCTCCTTCAAGCAAAACGACCTAGTAGTGGTGCGTATCACCATCCAGTCGGCGGAAACAGCAGGCGAGGTGAAGAACGTAGCCATTACGGACCTGCTGCCCGCCGGCCTGGAAATTGAGAACCCACGCATCGGGGCCGTCCGGGACCTGACCTGGGCCAAGGACGCAGCCCAACCCGATTATATGGATGTGCGCGACGACCGGATCAACCTCTTCACCACCGTTACTACCCAGCCGAAGTCGTTCTACTATCTCTGCCGCGCCGTAAGCAAAGGCACCTTCAAGCTCGGCCCCGTCAGTGCCGATGCCATGTACAACGCCGAGTACCACAGCTACAATGGGGCCGGCGTGGTGCGG